A window from Malaclemys terrapin pileata isolate rMalTer1 chromosome 18, rMalTer1.hap1, whole genome shotgun sequence encodes these proteins:
- the PRR11 gene encoding proline-rich protein 11 translates to MAKYKQRRRKLRARAKLLMNKKGDVTKLQCLNPLPQRLLDGLPPNPPHSQSSTFSVWPLILPSVKDAVRPLAMTASSLYWWCQNSVAQSFEVIKDTIFPSRLYLRQLNMLKQQLEKLEIEFSRLQGVIQMSGTVVSSSENSACQRCNKPLLAVPACAQISLADPVSLSSVGVLQPASAPPPPPPPPPLPPPPPPPPAPLLLKRGNSTKALQATLVKDGPIQITLKDLLNVKLKKTQKYTETDQAGSPVKKRRSLITVSDLQSINLRPKSKLLPAPITNLLITPSKNQIDLRKHLKRVNIQRSPGGTPLTNKENMETGTGLTPIMTQALRRKFQMAHPKTPSPARLHTASSFDEQN, encoded by the exons ATGGCAAAGTATAAGCAACGACGGCGGAAGCTGCGGGCCCGAGCAAAACTTCTAATGAACAAGAAGGGAGATGTCACTAAACTGCAGTGCTTGAATCCTCTCCCTCAAAG GTTATTGGATGGTCTTCCTCCAAATCCCCCCCACAGCCAAAGTAGCACTTTCTCAGTCTGGCCATTAATCCTCCCCAGTGTAAAGGATGCAGTAAGGCCCTTGGCAATGACAGCATCATCTTTGTATTGGTGGTGCCAGAACAGTGTTGCACAG AGTTTTGAAGTCATCAAAGACACCATATTTCCTTCACGGCTCTACCTGCGGCAACTGAACATGCTGAAGCAACAATTGGAAAAGCTGGAAATTGAATTTTCCAGACTACAAGGAGTGATCCAG atGAGTGGGACCGTTGTTAGTTCCTCAGAAAACTCTGCTTGCCAAAGATGTAATAAACCATTACTAGCTGTTCCTGCCTGTGCACAAATCAGCTTGGCAGACCCGGTATCCCTGTCTTCTGTGGGAGTGCTGCAACCTgcatctgctcctcctcctccacctccaccacctcctcttcctccaccaccaccaccaccacctgcaccTTTGCTACTCAAAAGGGGCAATAGCACAAAAGCACTTCAG GCTACATTAGTAAAAGATGGGCCCATACAAATAACTCTCAAGGATCTCCTGAATGTGAAACTAAAGAAGACACAGAAGTACACAGAAACAGACCAG gcAGGATCACCAGTGAAGAAGCGCAGGTCATTAATTACAGTCTCAGATTTACAAAGCATTAATCTGAGACCTAAATCCAAGCTCCTACCAGCTCCCATTACAAACCTCCTAAT CACTCCCAGCAAAAATCAAATAGACCTTAGAAAACATCTTAAGAGAGTCAATATTCAGAG GAGTCCTGGTGGAACTCCATTAACTAACAAAGAAAACATGGAAACCGGCACTGGATTGACTCCAATAATGACACAGGCACTGAGGCGCAAATTTCAG ATGGCTCACCCAAAGACTCCCTCTCCAGCTCGGTTACATACTGCAAGCAGCTTTGATGAACAAAACTAG